In the genome of Streptomyces violaceoruber, the window GACCACGTCCAGCCGCTCCAGCAGCTCCGGCTCCTGGTCGAGCGAGCCGTCGTCGAGGATGTCGCACTCGATGCCGGTCAGCAGCCGGAACGGCGCCCAGGTGGCGTTCAGCTCCGCCACCACGTCCAGTTGCTCGCGCAGCCGCGCCGGGGAGAGCCCGCGGGCCACCGTCAGCCGCGGCGAGTGGTCGGTCAGGGCCGCCCACTCGTGCCCGAGCGCCGCCGCGGTCCGGCCCATCTCCTCGATCGGGCTGCCGCCGTCGGACCAGTCCGAGTGCAGATGGCAGTCGCCGCGCAGCCGCTCGCGCAGCCGTTCACCGCCCCGGGCGAGCGGGGAGTCCGCCTCGTCCTCCAGCTTCGCGAGGTAGCCGGGCACCTGGCCGTCCAGGGCCTCGCGCGCCACCTGCGCCGTCTTGGGGCCGACCCCCTTCAGGGACTCCAGGGAGCCCGCCCGCTCGCGCAGCTCGGTCAAGGACAGCCCACCGAGCACCCCCGCGGCGGTACGGAAGGCCCGGACACGGTACGTCGGGGCCTGGGACCGCTCCAGGAGGAACGCGATCCGCTCCAGTGCCTCGACGGGGTCCATCGCGACCTCCTCGTGCGACCTCGACCGCTCCCCACCGGACTCCACCGGCATCTCCAGGGTTCCCCAGGGCACCGGGACCCGCACCACGAGCCGGGCGGGTCCGCCCGTCCCGGACCGGCCGGGTCCTCGCCGGCGCGGGTTGCGGCCTACCCTCTAGGCATGACCGAGATCGACAGCCCGCACATCGGCAGTCCGCGGATCCTCGTGCTCGGGGTGCAGGCGGGCCCGCCCCCGTTCCGGATCGTGGAGATCGACGGCCAGGTGGTCGGTGAGGCCAAGGCCGTCACCGACGTCCTGGAGGCCGCCGCCGCGTTCGGCATCACGGTCCACGACCTGGACGACCCGGACGTGGTCCGCTGGGTGGGCGGGGACAAGTTCACCTGGAAGCCGCACTAGGCGGAGCCCCCGCAGGGGCCCCGCCCCCGCCCGGTGTCTCAGCCGACCGTCCACTTCTGGTTGGCGCCGCCCGTGCAGGTCCAGATCTGCAGCCGGGTGCCGTTGGCCGCGTTGTTGCCGGTGACGTCGAGGCACTTGTCGGCCTGGGGATTGACGATGTCGCGCGCGGCGGTGACGGCCCAGCGCTGGGCGGCGCTGCCGTTGCAGTCCCACAACTGGACGACCGTGCCGTCCGCCGTGCCGCCGGCGTTGACGTCCAGGCACTTGCCCAGCGCGCGGATCGTGCCGTCGGAGCCCACCGTCCACCGCTGGGCCGCCGTGCCGTTGCAGTCGTAGAGCTGTACGGGCGTGCCGTTGGCGGTGTTCGCCGCGGCGACGTCCACGCACTTGCCGGCCAGGCCCCGGATCGCGCCGCCCGTGGGGGAGTCGCCCGTCGTCACCGACACGTGGTCGACGACGAGGGTCTGCGGGAAGACCGTGGAGCCGTCCGGGTCGCCGGGCCAGTAGCCGCCGACCGCCAGGTTCAGGATCAGGAAGTACGGCCGGTTGAACACCCACTGCTTCCCGCCCAGGTCGGCCGGGGTGCGCCGCTGGTAGACGGTGCCGTCCACCGACCAGGTGATGGAGTCGGGCGCCCAGTCGACGGCGAAGGTGTGGAAGGCGTCGGCGAAGGCCTGGCCGCCCGGCAGGGTGTATCCCGCGCCGATACCGCCCGAGCCGGAGTAGCCCGGGCCGTGGATGGTGCCGTGCACGGTGGACGGCTCGAAGCCGACGTTCTCCATGATGTCGATCTCGCCGGAGTCCGGCCAGTTCACCGGGGTGCCCAGCATCCAGAACGCGGGCCACATGCCCTGGCCGCGCGGCACCTTCATCCGTGCCTCGACGTGGCCGTACTGCGCGGTGAACTTCCCCGAGGTGTTGAGCCGGGCGGAGGTGTACTGGCAGGTGCCGTACCAGCACTGGTAGTTGGCCGGGTTCTCCTTGCGGGCGGTGACGACCAGGTGGCCCTGGCCGTCCAGGGCGGCGTTCTTGTTGCCGGAGGTGTAGTACTGCCGCTCGTGGTTGTTGACGTTGTCGCCGGTCTCGATCTGCCACTTCGAGGAGTCGACGGCGGCGCCGGCCGGGCCGTCGAAGGTGTCGGAGAAGGCCACGGCGGCCGCCGCGGAGGACGAGGCGGACCCGACGGACCCGGCGGCCCGGGAGGTTTCCGGGTCCGCCTGGGCGGGGCCGGTCACGAGGGAAGCGGCCAGCCCGGCGGACAGGGCGGCGGCGAGGAGGCATCTGCGGAGCAGGCGTGGGCGGGCCACGGCTCTCCCTTCCGTACGGCGCCTCGCGCGAAGGCGCCGACCGAGGTGGGGGGTTGGGGGTGACGCCTCTTTATTCAAGTAGTGAGATAAGGGGCGGTCAATACCTTGGTACGGACCGGATGGCCCGGTCTCAGGTACGTCCCCCGCGCGCGTGCACCGTGCGGCTCATGCGCCGGCCGAGGAGCAGGTAACCGATCAGGGCCCCAGTGGTGTTGAGGATGACGTCGTCGACGTCGAAGGCCCGCCCGGTGACCAGGACGCCCTGCGCGGACTCCACCAGCAGCATCACGACGGCCGTCAGCACCAGCACGCGCAGCACCCCGCGCGTGCGCGGGGCGACGACCGGGACCAGGACGCCGAACGGCACGCCGAGCAGGATGTTCCCGCCGATCTGTTTGACCGCGTCGCGCAGGGCGGGCTGGTCCAGATAGGCCTTCAGCGAGCGTCCGGGGTGCAGGTTGGTGTGCGTCAGGGCCTCGGAGGCGGGGGAGGGGTGCAGGGTCAGCCGCGCCAGCACCACCGCGAACGCCACCATGAAGACGAACGCGCACGCCGTCGCCAGCAGCCGCAACGGCAGGGCGAGGGTGTGCCGTTCGGGTCGGTCGCCGTCCCGCGGCTTGCCGGCGCGGGAGTGTGGCCGCGAACGTGGTCGTGAGGCGGCGCGAGCCATGTCGGTCCTCCAGTCGTCAACTTCCCCGCGTGGTAGGCCGGTTACCCGCCCAACCGTCGAGGATGCCCGGCGAACCGCGCGTCCCCGCGTACAGCTGTCCGGTTCTCCCCCGGCCGGGGCACTCCGGCGGGGGTGCCGCCGCGCGCCGCCGTCGGCCGTCGCTCGCACGGGGCTTGGATGGCGGCGAAGCCGGAACAACGGTGGCAAAAGGGGTGCTTGTGCGGAGCCGTAGGACACTCCTCGCCGCGGCCGTGGTGCTCGCCGCAGGAGTCGGAGCCACCCTGTGGGGCCTGATGACCGGGCCCCTGCGCCGCCGCGCCGCCGCGCTGAACCTGTCCAGCGTGCCGGCCCTCGGCGCCGCGGTCGTGGTGGCGGTGGGGGTGACCACCGGTCCGGGCAGGGCCTGGTCAAGCCGCTGGTCGTCGGGGCGTTGCTGGTCGGCGGCAACCTGGTCGCCTCCCGGGCGCTCGTGGGCGGGAGGCAGGAGGGCCGCCGTGACTGAGGCCGTGATCGTTCTCGCGCTGCTGCTGGTCGCCCTGTCCGCCACGGCGGTGGTGGCGGTCCGCGACCCCGTGCGCCAGTCGCTGGTGCCGGCCGTCCTCGGCGTCGTCCTCGCCGTGCTGTTCGCCGTGCCGCAGGCACCACGCGGCGTGGCTCCTGGTCGGCACCGCCCTGCTGGGCGCGCCGGCCCTCCCCGGTGTGCTGTCCGGGTGAGCCGGGCGGCACCCACGGCCGACCCGGCCTAGGCCCCGTACGTCACCCGTACCTCCTCGAAGCCGAGGGAGGTCAGCAGCCCCCGGAGCATGGCGGTGGTGTTGCTCTCGGCCCGCGCCTTCAGCTCGCTGTCCTTCGCCGCGTCGCCGATGTGCCGGGCGGCGAGCTTCTGCACGGCCTGCTCGCCGTTCGGGTTGTCCGAGAACAGGTCGCCGAGCCGGTCGAGCAGGCCACGCTGCTTGGAGACCGCGTAGGAACGGTCGGGGTCGAGCGCCGGTTCGCCCAGCGCGGCGTGCGGCAGCCGGAGCGTGGCCGAGGTCCGCGCGTCGTCGACCCTCACGTCCTCCTCGTCCACCTTGCCGAGGTCGACGAAGGCGTCGACGGTGCCGGCCCCGACGTACAGGGTGCGGGTGCCGCGGATAGCGTCGGGCAGGAACTTGGCGTCCTTCTCCAGGTCCACGACGACCTGGAAGTTGCCGGATGCGGCGTCGTAGCGGCTGATGTCCTGGACGGACTTCAGCAGCGCGGGACCCGAACGGTCCTGGGTCTCGGAGCCGAACAGGTCCTTCAGTCCCGGTACGACACTCAGGCGCAGCCCCGCGAACAGCACGACGAGCACCAGCAGCAGCGCGGTCAGCACCTTCGCCCAGCCGGGCATGCGGCGCGTGGGCGTCTCGGTGGGGCTCGTGGGCTTCCTGACGGGAGTCGTCATGGCGACGGCCCTCCTTCCTACTCACCCGAATGCCCGCCAACTCCCGTGCCAGGCCCAGAGTTTCCGGGCTTCAGCGGTCGGTCCTCGCAAGGGCGGGAGGACCAGACCGCCTCCCCGCGCGTCAGTCCCGGCAGCCGCAGCTCGGCCTCCCGCACCCGCCGGGCCGGCAGCTCGCCGGTGACGATCCAGGCGGGGTCGCCCCCCGTCGTTCCGGTGAAGTCCGCGCCCAGCGAGGCCAGCAGGGCCGTCACGGCGGCCAGCGTGTCCGCCGGGACCTCCGCCTCGAAGGCCTGGTACGGCTCGTGGAGCACGGTCCCCGCGCGGGCGAGGGCACGGCGCAGCACGAGCGGTGTCAGCCCGCGGAAGTCGGCGGCCGTGCTGAGCGGCGAGCTGAAGCCGGAGCGGATCAGTGTGACCCGGTAGTCGGTGACCGCCGCCCCGGTGAGCCCGGTCCGCAGCGTGTCGTGGACGGTCTCCTCCACGGCCTGGTGGAAGGCCCGGGGGAGCGCGCCGAGCTCCGTCTCGTACCCGAAGGCCCCGCCGGAGCCGCGCGGACCCGGTTCGACGCGCAGCCCGATCGTCGCGAAGTACCGGGTGCGGTCGAGCCACGGCATCTCCTCCGCGGCCTCGCCGGTGCCCGCCGGACGCTCCAGGAACCGGACGCGGCCCGGCGTGAACTCCGCCTCGATCCCGAAGTCCTCGGCCAGTGTCGCCGCGAGCACCTCCATCTGGACCTCGCCGTACAGGAGCAGGGCGGTGGCGCCGGACGCCGCCGGTCGGGCGTGCAGCAGCGGATCCTGGTCGGCCAGCGCCAGCAGGGCGGAGCGCAGCGGCGCCGCCTGCTCCGGGTGCCGGGCCCGGACCAGCGTCTGCAGGGTCGGTGGCGCGAACTGCGGTGCACGGTCGGTCGGTCCGCCGAGCCGGTCGCCGACGCGCAGGCCCCCGGGAACGGTGAGCGCGGCGATGTTCCCGGCGGTGAGCGTGGCGTCGCCGCCGACGACGTCGAGGCGGGTCACCCGGCCGGAGACCTCGGTGGTCCGCCCGTCGGACTCGCGCCGCAGGAAGGTGAGCCGCCGGCGCGGGTGCACCTCGCCGCCGTACAGCCTGAGGTACGCGGTGCGCTCGCCGGCGGGTCCGGGGCGCACGGCGAAGACCGTGCCGCGCGGTTCCGTGCCGCCGGACGTGCCCGGCGTGGCGGCCGGGATCAGGCCGAGCAGGCCCTCTACCAGCTCCGCGACGCCCTGTCCGCCGAGCGCGGAGCCGTGGTACAGCGGGTGGAACGAGCCGTCGGCGGTACGGGCGGCGAGGGCGCGGGCCACGTCCTCCCCGGTCGGCTCGGGGCCGTCGACCAGCGCGGCCAGGACCTCCGTGTCGACCTCGGCGAGGGCCTGCGCGGTCCGCCCGTCCGGCGGGCGGCGGGTGACCCGGGCGCGCGGGGTACCGGCGTCCGCCACCTCGTTCAGCGGCGCGACGTGCGGCGTCAGCAGGCGCCGGACGTCACCGAGGAGGCCGTCGGTGCGCGCGCCGGCCCGGTCGATCTTGTTGACGAACACGATCGTGGGCAGCCGCAGCCGCCGCAGCGCGCGCATCAGGACGCGGGTCCGCGCCTGGACGCCCTCGACGGCGGACAGCAGCAGCACCGCGCCGTCGAGCACTTCCAGGGCCCGTTCGACCTCCGCGACGAAGTCGGAGTGTCCCGGGGTGTCGATCAGGTTGACGCGCGTGTCGCCGACGGTGAAGGCGGCGACGGCGGAGCGGATGGTGATGCCGCGGCGGCGCTCGATGCCGCCGTCGTCCGTACGGGTGTCGCCGGCGTCGACGCTGCCGAGCCGGTCGACGGCGCCGTGGTCGAACAGGAGCCGTTCGGTCAGGCTGGTCTTACCCGCGTCGACGTGGGCCAGAATGCCGATGTTCAGGGTGCGCATGCGTGCAGGAGTCCTCGGGAGCCGTGGGCCGGAAGGGGCGCTGGGGGAATCCGAGGAGTCGGCGCATGCGGGGGATCCTGACGTGAGGAGGGCGGTGGGAGTTCGGACGGCGCCATCATGGCGCGGGGCCCCGGGCGCGGCGCAACAGGATTTCCGTAAGCTGGGGATCCCGGCCGGACAGGATCACGCGAGGAGCGGTCCGTGCGAGACATCGCCGTGTTCAGCGGTAGTGCCCACCCCGACCTGGCCGAGGAGGTCTGCGCGCAGCTGGGCGTGCCGCTCAGCCCCACCCGGGTCAGCCGGTTCGCCAACGACTGCCTCGAGGTGCAGCTGATGGCCAACTGCCGCGAGCGGGACGTGTTCCTCGTCCAGCCGCTGGTCACACCGGTCCAGGAGCACCTCGTCGAGCTGCTGATGATGTGCGACGCGGCCCGCGGGGCGTCGGCCGGCCGCATCACGGTGGTCATGCCGCACTACTCCTACGCCCGCTCCGACAAGAAGGACGCCCCGCGCATCTCGCTGGGCGGGCGCCTGGTCGCCGACCTGCTGGTGGCGGCGGGGGCGAGCCGGGTCCTCGCCATGACCCTGCACTCGCCCCAGGTGCACGGCTTCTTCTCCGTCCCGGTCGACCACCTGCACGCGCTGCGGGAACTGGCCGCGCACTTCCGGCAGTACGATCTCTCCCGCGCGACCGTCGTCTCGCCGGACCTGGGCAACGCCAAGGAGGCCGCGGCGTTCGCCCGGATGCTCGGCGCCCAGGTGGCGGCCGGGGCGAAGCAGCGGTACGCCGACGACCGGGTCAGCATCAGCTCGGTGATCGGGGACGTCGCGGGCCGGGACGTCATCGTGCTCGACGACGAGATCGCCAAGGGCAGCACGGTTCTGGAACTCCTCGACCGGCTCCGGGAGTCGGGCCCGCGCACCATCCGCCTCGCCTGTACGCACGGGCTGTTCGCGGCCGGTGCGCTGGGCCGCCTCAGCGAGCAGCCGGACGTGCTGGAGATCGTGTGCACCAACACCGTGCCGGTCCCGGCGGACGACCACACGGACAAACTGCGGATCCTGTCCATCGCCCCGGCGCTCGCCGAGGCGGTGCGCCGCATCCACAACGGCGAGTCGGTCAGCGCCCTGTTCGACGCCCGGCCGGCCGGCTGACGCCGAGGGCCTCGTCCAGGGTCGGCCACGGCGGCAGCAGCCGCGCCAGGCCGGTGATCCGCAGCATGCGCAGGGTCAGCGCGTGGGTGCACACCAGGCGCACCTGCCCGCCCCCGTCCAGCACCTGGCTGCGGGCCCGGTACAGCAGGCGCAGCCCGGAGCAGTCGAAGAACTCGATGCCGTCGAGGTCCAGGACGACCCGGGCGCCGGGACGGCCCGTCTCCCGGTCCAGGTACGGGGCGATCTCCGCCGCCGAGGCGATGTCGATCTCGCCCCGGAACTCCAGCACCGTGTGTCCCCGGTGGTGGCGCACCCGTAGGTGCCGGGTGGGCGACGCGGATTCCTGCCGCACGAACCTTGCCTCCAGCCTGTCGCGGCCTGTCCGGCCTGCTTCCGGGGGCTCAACTACCCAGTCCGCTCGGAAAGTTACCCCGATCGAGCGAGTTTGAGCATGTTCGATTGACATATGTCACTGAAATCTCAGTGCCGTGCCCGACTGTCCGCCGGTCAGGGGTGACCGCCCCTCCGTCGACCGCTCAGTCGACCTCGAGGACGAGCTTGCCCGTGGTGCGGCCGGTCTCGCCCAGCGTGTGCGCCCGCGCCGCCTCGGCCAGCGGAAACGTCTGTGCGATCGTGGCGCGCAACCGTCCCGCCCCGACCAGGCGGGCGATCTCCTCCATACCGGCCCGGTCGGCGTCGACCAGCATCCGCACCGCCCGCACCCCCAGCCGGTCGGCCTCCTCGTAGAAGTCGTCCGACCCGACCGGCAGGATCGAGACCACCACTCCACCCGGCCGCAGCACCCGCAGGGACCGCAGTGACGTGTCACCGCCGATCGTGTCCAGGACGACGTCGACGTCCTTCACGGCCTCGGCGAAATCCGTCTCCCGGTAGTCCACGGTCTCGTCCGCCCCGAGGGAGCGCAGGAACTCGTGCTTGGCGGCGCTGGCCGTGCCGATCACCCGGGCGCCCCGTGCCTTGGCGATCTGCACCGCCACATGGCCCACACCGCCGGCCGCCGCGTGGACGAGCACCCGCTGCCCCGGCTGCACCTCCGCGCGCTCCACCAGGGCCTGCCACGCCGTCAGCGAGACCAGGGGCAGGGCGCCCGCCTGGACGTGGTCGATCCCGGACGGCTTGCGCGTGAAGGTGCGCGCGGGGGCGGTGACGTACTCGGCGTGGGAACCGTGGCCGAAGGGGTAGGACAGCATGCCGAAGACCTCGTCACCGGGCCGGAACGCGGCGACGCCGATCCCCACCGACTCCACCACGCCCGACACGTCCCAGCCCAGTACGAAGGGCGGTTCGCCGAGGAAGCCGCCGGTCGCCCGGTGCTTCCAGTCGGTCGGGTTCACCCCGGCGGCACGCACCCGTACCAGCACCTCGTTCGGGCGCGGCTCGGGGCGTTCGGGCCGCACCTCCTTCAGGACCTCGGGACCGCCGAGGACGTCCTGTCCGATGGCGCGCATGGTGTTCATCGAGACCTCGCAACTCGGGAGGGGAGGGGTGGGAGGAGAGGGGAGGAGAGTTGAGGAGACGGGACGGGTGGCGCGGTCCGGGGCGGTACCGGCCGGTGGCGCTCCGCCGACTGTTTCCGCCCAGCCGGGATATCCGCAAGGTACAGGGCAGGGGGCACGACACCCCGCGCCCGGAATCCTTCGGAGGAGACATGGCACTGGTCAACGCGGGCGTCGTGGTGCTCGACTGCGCCGAACCCGAGCGGCTCGCCGAGTTCTACAAGGGGCTGCTGGGCGCGGAGGAGAGCGACGTGAGCGCCAACCGGATCGAGATCGAGGGCCCCCGCGGTTTCCGCATGGCCTTCCGGCGGGACGTGAACGCCACCCCGCCCAGCTGGCCGCGCCCGGAGAACTCCCTCCAGGTCCACCTGGACTTCGTGGTGGCGGACCTGGACGAGGCGGAGCGCGCGATCGTGGGGCTCGGCGGACGTCCGGTGGAGGCGAAGGACCCGGCCGGCCCGCACGAGGAGCGCGGCTTCTCCGACCCGGCCGGCCACTCCTTCACCCTCCGCCGCACTCTCGCACCGACGGCACCCAAGCAGGGCTAGCCCCTGCCGGGCGGCGCGGGTCAGTCCCGGCCCTTCGCGGGGACCGGCCAGGAACCGGTCGAGCGTTCGATGGCCTTGGCGCCCGTACGGTCCACGGCGCTGCGCACCGCGGCGAAGATGGCGCCCTGGATCGCGGCCGCCAGCAGGATCTCGCCCCAGCCGCGGTCCGGGTCGAGGGCGTCGGGCGCGTCGTCCTCGTGCCGGATCACCTTCCAGGTCTTCTGGAAGGTCATTCCGGCCAGCGTGCCGCCCAGCCAGCCGAGCGCGAACCCGACGGGCTTGTACGCGAGGGGGAGCTTCTTCTTCTTTTTCTTCGCCGTCTTCGCCATGGGAATCTCCTTGCCTGGTGTGCGCTGAATGGTCGTACGGATCCCGGATCAGGGCCTGCCCCGCGCCGGCACCTCCTCCTCGGCCCGGACCGGCTCCGGCGGGGTGCCCTCGCCGAACGGCCGCCCGCCCAGCTCCTGCCGGTGGTGGGGCGTGAGCCAGCCGGCCAGGTCCGGACCCAGGGGCACGATGCCGGTCGGGTTGATGCCGGTGTGCACCTGGTAGTAGTGGCGCTTGATGTGGTCGAAGTCGACGGTGTCCCCGAATCCGGGCGTCTGGAACAGATCCCGGACGTACGCCCACAGCACCGGGTTCTCCGTCAGCTTCCAGCGGTTGCACTTGAAGTGGCCGTGGTAGACGGCGTCGAAGCGGACCAGCGTGGTGAACAGCCGGATGTCCGCCTCCGTGATCGTGTCCCCGACCAGGTAGCGCTGCCGTTCCAGCCGGGGCGTCAACTGCTCCAGCCGCCGGAACACACCGGCGCACGCCGCCTCGTATTCCTCCTGGCCGGTGGCGAAGCCCGCCCGGTACACACCGTTGTTGACGTCCTCGTAGACGCCCGCCATCACCTCGTCGATCTCGTCGCGCAGGGCCCGCGGGTACAGGTCGGGCGCGCCCGGCCGGTGCAGCGCGGTCCACTCGGTCGCGAGATCGAGGGTGATCTGCTGGTAGTCGTTGGTGACGAGCGCCCCGCTGGGCACGTCCACGACCGCGGGCACGCTCACCCCGCCCGGGTAGCCGGTCTCCCGCCGGTCGTAGGCCTCGCCGAGGTAGCGGATGCCGAGGACCGGGTCGCGGCCGTCCGGGTCCAGCGTGAACCGCCAGCTGCGGTCGTCCTGGACCGGGTCGGCGACCGCCAGGGACAGGGCGTCCTCCAGGCCGAGCAGCCGCCGGGAGACCAGCGCCCGGCTCGCCCACGGACAGGCCCGGCTCACCACCAGGCGGTAGCGGCCGGCCTCCACCGGCCAGCCGTCCCGGCCGTCCGCCGTGATCCGGTCCGCGAAGTGGCTCCGGGACCGTTTGAACGCCTTCTTCCCGTAGCCGCTGTTCCCGGGCGTCCCGTCGTCGCCGCTCATGCCCCTGCCTTCCTTCCGCCGTCCGAGTCCGTGGGTCCGTGCGTCGCGTCCGTTTCCTCGACCGGCCCCGCGCCCTCGAACCGGCCCCTTGTGTAGGCGTTCCCCGATTTCGCCGGTCGGCACTGGCGGCCACCCGCAAGGCGGGGTGTGATCCGCGCCGGCCGGGGCAGTCGGGCCTTCGTGAGTGGGACAGGTGGGGAAGAGAAGACGGACCGGAAGGCCGACCGCAGGACGCGCGTCACCGTGCTCGTGGCCCTGGCGGCCAACCTGGTGATCGCCGCCGCCAAGGCGGTCGGCGGATTCGTCGCGGGATCGCCCGCGCTGCTGTCGGAGGCGGCACACTCCGTCGCGGACAGCATGAACGAGATCTTCCTCCTCGCCGCACTGCGCCGCAGCCGCCGCCCCGCCGACCGCAGGCACCCCTTCGGCTACGGCAAGGAACGGTTCTTCTGGTCGCTCCTCGCGGCCGTCGGCATCTTCGTCATGGGCGGCTGCTTCTCCTTCTTCCAGGGCGTCGAGGCCCTGCGCACCGGCGCCGACGAGAAACTCGGCGGCTACGTGGCCGGACTGATCGTGCTGGGCGTCGCCCTGCTCGCGGAGGGCGGTTCCCTGCTGCGGGCCCTGCACCAGGTGCGGGGCCAGGGCGGGCTCGCCGACGGGATGCGGGACCCGGCGCTGCGCACGGTCGTCGCCGAGGACGGCACCGCGGTGCTCGGCGTCTGCCTCGCCATGACCGGCATGGCACTGCACATGGTCACCGGGCAGGTGGTGTGGGAGGCCTGCGCCTCGCTCGCCATCGGCACACTGCTCGTCTACGTGGCCTACCGGCTGGGCCGCGAGGCCCGCGACCAGCTGATCGGCGAGGCCGCCGACCCGGAGGCCAGCGGCCGGATCCGGGCACTGCTGCGCGCCCAGCCGGAGATCGACAGCGTCGAGGCGCTGTTCACCATGAAGACCGGCCTGGACTCCACCCTGGTGGCGGCCCGCGTCGATCTCGTGCCGGGCCTGGACAGCGAGCGGGTGGAGGAGGTCGCCGTACGCATCAAGAAGTCGATCGCGCGCACCGTCAGCGAGGCGGACCAGGTCTTCCTCGACGTCACGGACCGGCCCGCGCGGGAGGCGGCGGAAAGCCCCGCCGCGACGGGGGAACGCGGCGGGGCCTGAACGACGTGTTCCCGAAACCGCCCGGCCCATGCACGCCGGTCCGGGAAACTCCCGCACGCCCGGTTCAGCCCGCGTGGGACGGCTCCAGGACGAAGACGGGGATCTCCCGTTCCGTCTTCTTCTGGTAGTCGGCGTACGACGGATACGCCGCGACCGCGCGCTCCCACCACCGGGCCTTCTCCGCGCCGGTGACCTCACGTGCCGTCATGTCCTGCTTCACCGGACCGTCCTGGAGCTCCACCCGGGGATCGGCCTTCACGTTGAAGTACCAGACGGGGTGCTTGGGCGCCCCGCCGAGAGAGGCGACCACGGCATAGCGGCCCTCGTGCT includes:
- a CDS encoding glutathione S-transferase family protein; protein product: MSGDDGTPGNSGYGKKAFKRSRSHFADRITADGRDGWPVEAGRYRLVVSRACPWASRALVSRRLLGLEDALSLAVADPVQDDRSWRFTLDPDGRDPVLGIRYLGEAYDRRETGYPGGVSVPAVVDVPSGALVTNDYQQITLDLATEWTALHRPGAPDLYPRALRDEIDEVMAGVYEDVNNGVYRAGFATGQEEYEAACAGVFRRLEQLTPRLERQRYLVGDTITEADIRLFTTLVRFDAVYHGHFKCNRWKLTENPVLWAYVRDLFQTPGFGDTVDFDHIKRHYYQVHTGINPTGIVPLGPDLAGWLTPHHRQELGGRPFGEGTPPEPVRAEEEVPARGRP
- a CDS encoding cation diffusion facilitator family transporter, encoding MLVALAANLVIAAAKAVGGFVAGSPALLSEAAHSVADSMNEIFLLAALRRSRRPADRRHPFGYGKERFFWSLLAAVGIFVMGGCFSFFQGVEALRTGADEKLGGYVAGLIVLGVALLAEGGSLLRALHQVRGQGGLADGMRDPALRTVVAEDGTAVLGVCLAMTGMALHMVTGQVVWEACASLAIGTLLVYVAYRLGREARDQLIGEAADPEASGRIRALLRAQPEIDSVEALFTMKTGLDSTLVAARVDLVPGLDSERVEEVAVRIKKSIARTVSEADQVFLDVTDRPAREAAESPAATGERGGA
- a CDS encoding nitroreductase family deazaflavin-dependent oxidoreductase, which encodes MPLDGEYEPSPTQWVREQVERYESSGGTEGTTLMDTGLPVIVLTTRGARSGKLRKTPLMRVEHEGRYAVVASLGGAPKHPVWYFNVKADPRVELQDGPVKQDMTAREVTGAEKARWWERAVAAYPSYADYQKKTEREIPVFVLEPSHAG